The genomic region GCAATGATGAACTTGCGGGTGCGGGTGGCGAAGTAGCGATACGCCACGTCGATGGTGATGCCCTGCTCGCGCTCGGCCTCCAGGCCGTCGGTCAGCAAAGAGAGGTCGATCGGGGCACCGGCGGCGCGCTTCTCCAGCGTGTCGAGTTGATCGGCCAGGATGGCCCGGCTGTCAAACAGCAGCCGGCCGATCAGCGTGCTCTTGCCATCGTCGACGCTGCCGGCCGTGAGGAAGCGCAGGGCGCGATGCTGGGTGTCCACGTCGGTCTCGTGATGGATCAGGGAATTGAGAACGGCGCTCATCAGAAGTAGCCCTCTTTCTTGCGGCGCTCCATCGAGGCCTCGCTGGTGCGGTCGTCCATGCGCGTGGCGCCGCGCTCGCTCACCGTGACGGTCAGAGTCTCGGCCACGATGTCCGAGGCATTCAAAGCTGAACTCTCCACCGGGCAGGTGCAGGTCATGTCGCCCACGGTGCGAAAGCGCACGGTGGCGGTCTCCACTAGCTCGCCGGCTTCGGGCGGGGTCACCTCGGTCAAGGGCACCAAGAGCCCCTTGCGGCGGATGACCGAGCGCTCATGGGCGTAGTAGAGGGACGGCAGCGGGATGTTCTCTCTAGCGATGTAGAGCCAGACGTCCAGCTCGGTCCAGTTCGAGATCGGGAAGGCGCGGAAGTGCTCGCCCGGGCGGATCCGGGTGTTGAACAGGTTCCACAGCTCGGGCCGCTGCTCCTTGGGCTGCCATTGGCCGAAGGAATCGCGGTGGCTGAAGATGCGTTCCTTGGCGCGGGCTTTTTCTTCATCGCGGCGGGCGCCACCGATCAGGCAGTCGAAGCGGTGCTCTTCGATGGCTTCCAGCAGGGTCACGGTCTGGTGGCCGTTGCGGGATTCCAGCGGGTGAGAGAGGCGCACGGTGCCGCGGGCCATGGAGTCTTCCAGGTGGCCGACGACCAGGCGCTCGCCCATCTCGGCCACGCGCTGGTCGCGGAACGCTATCACCTCGGGGAAGTTGTGGCCGGTGTCCACGTGCAGGAGCGGGAACGGCAGCCGGCCAGAGAACTCGTTGCCCGCGACGCGGTTCTTGAAGGCCTTCTCGGCCAGGCGCAAGACCACGCAGGAGTCCTTGCCGCCCGAGAACAAAAGCGCCGGGCGCTCGAACGAGGCCGCCACCTCGCGCAGGATGAAGATGGCTTCTTCCTCGAGGTGGTTCAGGTGGGATTCGCTGATCTGCTGGGACATCGGAAAAGTAAGCTCAGTCGTGGCGCGCCGGCCGGTATTCGTCGCGCAGCAATTCTCGCAAGGCGGTGCGCACCGCCTCGTCGTCCAGGGCCTGGTCGGCCAGCGGCAACAGCCAGTCCAGCACAGCGCCGGCGGCGGCCTGGTCGTCCAGGCGGGCAATGCTGAGCCGGCTGATCGCCGTCGGCAGCGTCTGGTCGCTGTCCGAGAGCAGTTCCTCGTACAACTTCTCGCCGGGCCTCAGGCCCGAGAACACGATTCGGATCTCGTCCAGGCTGTGGCCCGAGAGCCGGATCATGTCGCGCGCCAGGTCGACAATGCGCACCGGCTCGCCCATGTCCAGCACATAGACCTGGCCGCTCTCGCCTATGGCCGCGGCCTGCACCACCAGCCGTGCCGCTTCGGGGATGGTCATGAAGTAGCGGGTGATCTCCGGATGGGTCACGGTCACCGGACCGCCGCGGGCGATCTGCTCCTTGAACTTCGGGATCACGCTGCCGCTAGAGCCCAGCACATTGCCGAAGCGCACGGCCATGAAGCGGGTTCTGTGGCCCTGGCCGGCCAGGTGGCTGATGACCAGCTCGGCCGCGCGCTTGCTGGCACCCATCACATTGGTCGGGTTGACCGCCTTGTCGGTGCTGATCAGCACGAAGCGCTCGGCACCGGCCTCGGCCGCGGCCAGCGCCGCGTGATAGGTGCCCAGCGTGTTGTTGCGCAGGGCCGCCCAGGCGTTGTGCTGCTCCATCAAGGGCACATGCTTGTACGCCGCGGCATGGAATACCAGCTGTGGCCGCTCGCGACCGAAGGCCTGGCGCAGCTGGGCCAAGTCCTTGACGTCGCCTATCAAGCGGGTCAGCGGCAGATGCGGGAAGCTCTCGCTGAGTTCCTGCTCGACCTGGTAGAGCGCGAACTCGCTGAGCTCGTAAAGCACCAGGCGCTGCGGTCCGTAGCGCGCCACCTGGCGGCACAGCTCGCTGCCAATGCTGCCACCGGCCCCAGTGATGAGCACCACCTTGCCGGCAATCGCCTCGCTGATGCCGGCCTCGTCCAGCTTGACCGGCTCGCGGCCCAGCAGGTCCTCGGGTTCGATGTCGCGCACCTGCTCCACCGCCCGGCCCGACAGCAGCTCGTCGCTGCTGGGCACGGTCAAGACATGCAGGCCGGTCGAGCCGGCCAGGTCCAGCGCACGGCGACGCTGGGCCGGCGCGGCCGAGGGCATGGCCACGATGAGATGGGTGATGCCCTGCAGCTGGCTCAGCTCGCGGACCTGGCCTATCCGCCCCAGCACCGGAATGCCGCCCACGCGCATGCCCTGCTTGGAGGCGTCGTCGTCCAGCAGGCCCACGACCACCCAGCCCTGGTGCTGGATGCCGGCCACCAGCAGGCGCCCCGCATCGCCGGCCCCCATCACCAGCGCCCGGCGCGTCTCCACCGAGCTGCCGCTGATGCGGCCCCGCATGTGCTCGTACAACATGCGGTAGCCCAACCTCATCATGGCCAGGCCAATCAGGCCCAGCACCGGATGCAGGGCCAGCACCGCGCGGGGCACGGCCCGCAACTCGGCCATCTGCACCACGGCAGCGCCCAGCGCCCCGGCGATGGCACAGGCCCAGGCCAGGCGCTTGACCTCGCCGAAGCCGCTGAAACGCCACATGCCCTTGGGCACGCGCAGGCCCCAGAGCACGCCCATGTAGAGCAGCACCAGGCCTAGCAGCACCCAGGCGTCGTAGGTCGGCCGGGCCGAGATCCAGCGCTCGAAGCCCAGGCGGAACAGATAGGTGGCCTGCCAGGCCAGCGCCACCACGGCGCCGTCGAGCAGCAGCGACAGCGGCTCGCGCCAGCGGCGGATGCGGGTCAGGAAGGCGTCGAGGGATTGCCAGAACATGGGACGGATTTTCAGCGCCGCAGCGCGCCCAGGGTGGCAAAGATCAGACGCAGGTCGCCCCACAGGCTGGCCTGGCGCACATAGTCGGCCGCCAGGGCCAGCTTGCGCGGCATCACGACCTCGATGTATTCGCGCTCCGGGTCACTGGCCAAAGCGAGCTGCTCGCTCTCGTCGCGATACAG from Pelomonas sp. SE-A7 harbors:
- a CDS encoding nucleoside-diphosphate sugar epimerase/dehydratase; the encoded protein is MFWQSLDAFLTRIRRWREPLSLLLDGAVVALAWQATYLFRLGFERWISARPTYDAWVLLGLVLLYMGVLWGLRVPKGMWRFSGFGEVKRLAWACAIAGALGAAVVQMAELRAVPRAVLALHPVLGLIGLAMMRLGYRMLYEHMRGRISGSSVETRRALVMGAGDAGRLLVAGIQHQGWVVVGLLDDDASKQGMRVGGIPVLGRIGQVRELSQLQGITHLIVAMPSAAPAQRRRALDLAGSTGLHVLTVPSSDELLSGRAVEQVRDIEPEDLLGREPVKLDEAGISEAIAGKVVLITGAGGSIGSELCRQVARYGPQRLVLYELSEFALYQVEQELSESFPHLPLTRLIGDVKDLAQLRQAFGRERPQLVFHAAAYKHVPLMEQHNAWAALRNNTLGTYHAALAAAEAGAERFVLISTDKAVNPTNVMGASKRAAELVISHLAGQGHRTRFMAVRFGNVLGSSGSVIPKFKEQIARGGPVTVTHPEITRYFMTIPEAARLVVQAAAIGESGQVYVLDMGEPVRIVDLARDMIRLSGHSLDEIRIVFSGLRPGEKLYEELLSDSDQTLPTAISRLSIARLDDQAAAGAVLDWLLPLADQALDDEAVRTALRELLRDEYRPARHD
- the cysD gene encoding sulfate adenylyltransferase subunit CysD; translated protein: MSQQISESHLNHLEEEAIFILREVAASFERPALLFSGGKDSCVVLRLAEKAFKNRVAGNEFSGRLPFPLLHVDTGHNFPEVIAFRDQRVAEMGERLVVGHLEDSMARGTVRLSHPLESRNGHQTVTLLEAIEEHRFDCLIGGARRDEEKARAKERIFSHRDSFGQWQPKEQRPELWNLFNTRIRPGEHFRAFPISNWTELDVWLYIARENIPLPSLYYAHERSVIRRKGLLVPLTEVTPPEAGELVETATVRFRTVGDMTCTCPVESSALNASDIVAETLTVTVSERGATRMDDRTSEASMERRKKEGYF